In Erwinia pyrifoliae DSM 12163, the genomic window CGGATTTCGCATAGCGAATAGCCAGAGAACGCCCCATTTCACGTCCTGCACCGGTGATAACGACACGCAAATTAGCATTGGACATAGAATATATTCCTGTTATTAAAATTAAATTTATTATGCCGATATAATTTTAGTTAATTAACCTGGCAAACATGTTCAATAATATCTTTTGAGATGATTCTGAAATGGTTTTCATCGCACGCTGATATGGTGTGAGAATTTGCAATAAAATCTTCCCGATCGCTATCCCAACCTTCAAAATTCAGGCCAAGCAGCTTGAGGATATACTCACTTCCCTCCAGCATAATGGGTTGGGAAAGTAGGGAAAATTGCTTTATGGCCCAAAAATTAAGGGCGAAAGTGGTGCGCTGATAATCCCGCAGCATCGGTTGGGTTTCATGTTTTGACTGCGCATTAAAAAATTTCCGCGTTAAAATCCCCATTTCCTCAAGCTTGGCCGTTGCCGTTTGCGGCGAGAAAGCATCAATGTGATAGGCATGTTCCACGTCACGGGCTAAATTTCTGATCCGCTGATAGAAGGCGGCGTGTTGCGATGTCCATGCACCCGGCTCAGGCACCTTTCCCTGAAATTGCAGGCTCAGTTCACGGCAACTGGTCGTCAAATGTTGCTGCAGCGTGCTGACAAAAAAGTCGTTAATGGCGTCAACAAAAGGTTCGAGGCTGAAGTTTTCGTTGGTCATTTCGGGGCGCGAGCGGGCTAGCCCCCATCGGACATAGTCAACCGGTATTTTACTCAGCAGTTTTGAGGCCCAGATCAAGTGACGGCGGCTGGTAGAAAACTTTTCGCCACGCAAATAAAGCAGTTCATTAATAACATGATTAACTGGGACATTATATTCTTCATCCAACGCATAGTAGATGGCCGGGAATAATAATGTGTGATAGTAGGTGTTATCAAAACCATAGAAATGAATGATGTCGCAGTTCTTATTTTTGAAAAACGGATCCTGAGGATGTAAATCTTCATCAGCCGCCAGATAGCCTGCCGCCATTTCGAACCAGACATAGAGAACCTGATCTTCAAATCCGGGGATGTCAACGGAAATGCCCCAGTCTGAGCGATGAGAGATACAAATATCCGGTAAACCGTCAGACAACATTCCCTGCGTCAGTTCGCGGGCGCGGGCGGACATATTACTGCGGAAAGTCAGCTCGGTGAGTTGGGGGGCAAGGGCGGACAGGCGGAAATACAACTTTGTAGTCGTCCGGGTACCGACCCGGGTTTCAGGGAGGCTGGCCACTGGGTTAATGAGATCGGCACAGTCATTCGGTCTGCCGCACTGCTCACAGGCATTTCCATCTGAAGCGCTATGACAGTGGGGGCAGACGCCTTTAATGTAGCCCTCATGAAGGCTAAACCCCGTATTCAGATCGTAGAGTTCGTCCACCTCTTTAGCGAAGATAAAGCCCCGATCATAGAGGCGACCAATGATGCTGTTCACCCGACTGTAATAATTTTTCGTCGTTTGCGGACTTGAGAAAAAGTCCAGAGCAATGTCTGCTTTGGCCCAAGTCTGATAGATTTTATCCGCATAATCATTGGCGACCTCTTCAGGAGGACGCTGCTCTTTGGTGGCAATGCATTTGACATAGGTCTGGTTATCATCCCGCCCTGTTAAATGACGAGCAGAGACGCCTTTAAGCGTCAGGTAACGGCGGTAAATATCTGCGCCCAGATATGGTCCGGACAAATGCCCAAGGTGTAAATCACCGTTTGGCGTCGGCGGCGTTGAAATGATCAGCGTATCTTTTGGCACATCATTACGCTGTGTTTGGTTGGGGTTATCCCAATAAAGCGCGGTAAATTTTAAATCTTCATTCTCGCAGGTATTTTCAATAGTGTGACCGTGTAGCGGATCGATATAAATAATATCTTCCGGCACCACATCTTCGGATTCGCGCCCTTCAATATGAACGCGTCCTTTACCAGAGGTGATCAAAAAAAGCTCGGTTTCATGATGGCGGTGAAATGTTGACTGCGCCCCTGGCGGTAGTGAACATGACATGCCGCCCGTTGTGTTGACAGGAAATTGAAGGCTGCTTGAATTTAATCCATAGCTAAATTTAGACGCATTTTTAGTTATTTTCATTTTTTAAACCTGTCAGTCAGTAAATCAGATAACCTGTTAACGATATACCCACCGGAAGATTTCACTTTGGCAATCAACGGGTCATTATCGAACGGCATATATTGGGTGACCAGAATAAAAGAAAACCCAAAATGACTTGCCACTTCAAAATCATGAAATGCGTCACCGATAAGCACCGACTCAGCCGGATTTATGCCATAGGTATTAATAATAAAGTCGAGGTTTTCAGACTTATTTATCGGCCCGCCTAGGATATCATTGAAGCGGGTATCCAGATGATGACTGCACAGAAGCTCTCTGGCTTCGGACTGATCGGAACCTGTCAGAACATAGCAAGGGCGGCTAACCTGGGCCAGCAGGGCGGAGGTGCCGTCGGTTACCGCGCAGCCGGGATAATTTTCGGCCACTATTTTGCCATATTTTTCAACTAATCTATTGATAATAGACGCTGAAAAACCCTCTTTTGCCAGCAAGTTTTCATAGGCCCAGCTGAAGTGGGCTTGCCGTGTCTGGCCGAAGTTCCGCCGAAAATGATCGGCAAAGGCGTCGGCCGCTTCCGGGAATATGAAATGTATAACCTGTCTGGCAGCGTCAATCTTCATGTGGTTGCTGTCAATCAGCACCCCATCCATATCAAATACAATATGGGAGAAACGCTCAATATTCATTGATCAGCGCCTTAATCAGTGTGGTGTTGAATATTGATCTTGAGGCTGCCGGTATTTTTTCTAATAGTGTATACACTTTATCGACAGGAAGATCGGCGTCTATGAGAAACTGAACATAAGTAGGATGTATTTTCTTTTTACCCGCCCGTCGATATAAAACGCCGCCGCCCCAGTTATAGGTGGTTTTTAACTTATCCATGTGGCGTTTTAGTAATACATCTACAGCGGGCGTTTCGGTACCCGGTTTTTTGATCAATTCAGAAAGCTCTTCCGTTGCCGCATTGCCTGCACCGCGCCCCATTCCGGCGAAGGTTGTATCAATCCAGTTGGCACCAGCCTGAATGGCCGTCATGCTATTGATAAGCGCCATCCCCATATTATTGTGAGCGTGAAATCCTATATTGGCAGATGTTATTTCTTTTAAACGAGTAATAAGTTCCGCTACCCGCTGGGGTGGCATTGAGCCAAAGGAATCGGCCAGATAGACGGTTTCAATTGATTTTATGCTGGAAATTTTTTCGAAAACGGCTGTCACCTCTTCCTCGCAGGCAAGATCGATTTGCATTAAATTTAATGCTACACGGTAACCTGAGGCAGAAATGATATTGCATAACTGGTCAATATTATCAAGCTGGTTGAATTTAGTGGCCACCCGAATAATGTCTATAACAGGCCGGGCAGGTTTCTTCAGAATATGAATGACAATATCATGCCAGTTTTCCAGGCAGAGAATGGATTTACTGTCTATCATCGCGGCCCATGACTTACCCGGAATAACCGACAGGAAGTTAAATCCGGATATATTTTCAACCTTAAAGCGGCCGCAGTCTGAGGCATCCACGGAGATATAGCCTGCCTCCATAATATCAACATCCGTTTCAATAATAGCAGAATAATAAATATTGACGAGATCTTCATCAAAATTCCAGTTGGTATAATAGCCACCATCACGGAAAGTGCAATCCAACAAAATTACATTAGAATTAGTCATCATTGTTAATCACTTTTATATAGCAACATGCGCGTCACGCATGTTGCTGGATGTGACATTAACAGGCGAGCAGCATGCCTTTATAATTAATACTGAACCGGGTCTGGTCGGGAATCAAACTGGTAAAATTTATCCATTACCGCCCATTCAGTGGGGCCATCATTCATGAATACGCGCTGTAATAGCTCTCCATGCACATAGTCATCAAAGGCTTTAACTTTTGGATCTAATGTTAGCGCATGGGTGAACTCACGGGACGGAATAAAATCATCGTTCGTTTCCATATACATAAACAGCATATTGGGTTGCATAAAGAAAATTTGCATAGTCTTAATGCCAATCGCCGCCAGTGCACCGTCTCCGGCATGAATTTCCGGGATTTGATTCAGATGCATTTCGCGATAGATTTCCACGGCTTTACGGTTACGTAATTCAATAGTAAGCGCCCAACTTTTCATATTTTCCTCTTGTTATTCACAGATGTTATCCAGAACAGAAATGATGCGGTCAATTTCTTTATAGGTCACAGAGTCGGGTATATGATCGACCGGCTCGCGAACGCGCGGATGAGTAATAAGACCTTTGCGGTGTAAAATATGTTTCGAGAGATGCTGGTAGCAGTCGATGCTATTCATCATCTGGCACATCATATAAGAAAGTGGGTAAGCCAATTTTTCCGCAGATTGTCTATCGCCAGCCTGTAAATAGTTCCATATTTTCACCACGTATTTAACGCAGTCGGTAGCGGGAATTGCGCCATAAAGCCCGCGAAAATAGCTGTCGATAATCATCATGCCACCATCACCTTCGAAGATGCGGGCCTGATTATCGGTGGCAATTTGTAATTCAGTATGTTTTGGCGGTAGCGGCGACGATTCAGGTTTAAACATTATTCTGTCAGCGCCAAACTCATGTAGAAGATCGGCCTGCATTCTGATGGTCATGGGCGTTTTGGCATAACTCTTGGCATGGTGAATGATGACAGGAATACGCAATTGCTGTATGACATCGCGGTAATATTTAAGCATCCTCTGCTCTGTTAATGGTGAAGTGGATGGATGCATGAGCAATACAGCATCAACCCCCGAATCCTGAGCAGATAATGAGTACTCAATGGCGTTTTTAGTACTTTCCGCTCCGGTACTAACAACCACATGCCCTTGAGGTTTTCCGTATTTGACGGCCAGATCTGTAATTTTCTGGCGTTCGCGGCTATTCATTCGCATTAGTTCAGATACCTGGCCAATAACGATACCATCGGCGCCGACTTCATAACAATAATCAACTTGCCTGGCGAAGTCATCTTCATGAATATCAAAGTTCTCATCCCATGGCGTTAATATGACTGGGAGAACACCTTTAACGTCAGTGTAAGTCATTTTTATTCCTTAATTATGTTGTCAGTAATGCGTCTTGCTAACTCAGGCGCCAATTTAAACCCTCCGCCTGAATAACCCGTTAATACAGATAGTGAAATGAAACCTTCAATTTTTTCCGCAGCACCGATGCCCGCAGGCGAATAACAGTCAAAACTCGACCAGGAACCACATTGTTCAGCTTCGTTGACCCAGGAAAATCTTTTTTGGCCCATCATACTGGTGACCTCGCTATATACCGGGCTGCCCGGGGTCACGCTGTCAATAAATAAGCGATCGTGGGTTGGGTAGCCCAGCAAAAATTGCCCATTTTCATAAGGGCGACCATTGAGGTCGTTTACGTCATCAATCCAGGCCGGATGGCCAGCGACCGCCTGTCGGGGATTTTTAATATCAACCTGGATGCGCTGTGACCATAAGCTATGGGGAATGTTGTTTTTGTCAAGAAATGCAGGTGTGTTAGGTCCTAAAGCCACCACCACATGGCTGGCGGTAAATGTGCCTTGCGAAGTTGACACCCCAACAACCTTGTTACCGCGACGGATCAGCCTGTAGACCTCGGTTCCAGGATAGAGAGTCGCCCCTTTCGCCGTTGCCGCCCTGATAAAGGCCCGGGTTACCTCCGCCGGGGCCATATAGCCTGCCCCTGGCTCATAAACGGCTCCTTCATCGCAATTTATGGTGGGAAATTGTTCAGCCATTTGTTGGCGATCCAGCCATTCAATATCCACCGTTGCGCGAAGCTGCTGAACTTTTTCTTGTACCCGGGTGTTATCCTGTACCGGTGGAAAATAGAGATACCCTGTGCGAGTGAAAGAGGCAGGAACGCCGGTATTTGCCTCAAAATCCAGGTAATATTTAAATGAGCTGGCGGCAAGTTCTGTCAGGTAATCATTACTGTGATAAATCCGAACTATACCCCCCGAATAAGCAGTGCATCCCTGGGCCGGGGCACCTCGCTCCAGCAAGGCAGTTTTTAAGCCGCTGCAGGTTAACTGATGCGCTGTGGCTGCCCCCAGAATACCTGCTCCTAACACCACCACATCGTAATTCTGCTTAATTGACATTCATAACCTCGGTGACAACAGAAGAGGTTTTCAATCGCACTGAATTCGCAACATCGCGGACAATTTCATTGGCTCTTATCGGTAGTAAAGACAACAGCGTTGCCGACAGGCCGTGTTGAGCTTCCGACATTCCGGGTAAATAGATTTTTCCAACTACCTGGCAATTCAGGTTTGCCCCGTAAGAGCGATCCAGTTTAATACTGTTATCTTCAGCCAGTGCCATCAGTTCACGCGCGGAAGGAAATAGCTCGGTTATATCAGGAACCCGGTATCCGGTTGCCAAAATGATATAATCAAAAACCTCCGTGTAGATTTCATTGGTTTTTAGATTATGCAAAATGGCAACGGTCTGGTTTTTAACTTTCTTAGCGCTGACCAGTCGGGTTAGTTGTCGTAGTTGAAGTCTGGCATGGTCATTCACTTTTTCTTGATAGATTTTTTTGTATAATTCGGCGATGAGATCACCATCAACTACGGAATAGTTAGTATCAGCATGGATGTCCATAATTCTGTTTTTTAACGAATCAGAGGCGTTGAAAAACATATCCACACTTTGCGCATCAAATATTCTGTTTACAAAGTGGCTATCATCTGCCGGCTTAAATCCAAAAGTGGTGAAAGCAGACGTTACCGTTGCGTTGTTAAATCGCTCGTACAGATGATTAACAATTTCAGCCGCACTTTGCCCGCCGCCAACGACTAAAAATTGCTTTTTCTCTGATGAAGGAATACTTTCAATGGTGGGGAGGAAGCGCGAACTGTGTATGATAAATTCTGATGCATGTTCGCTGTCGGGCATGCGGGGGATTATCCCCGTTGCGACTGCCAGGTTCCTGGTCAGATAGCTACTCTGGTGACCCACTGACAAATCAGTGACCAGAACTTCGAAAATTGTGCTGCCATCATGCAACGTCCAGGGTTTAATATCATCAACCCGGTGCCAATATCTGACGCTTGCCTGCTGTTGCTGGGCCGCCCAGTTAAGGTAATCAAAATACTCAACCCGTGTCGGGTAGAAGTTTTTCAGATTAATAAAGTCTTCAAGCCTGTTTTTTTGGTGCAGGTAATTCAGGAAACTAAAGGGGCTGTTAGGATTACGTAGGGTCACTAAATCCTTTAAATAAGATATTTGCATGGTAGCGTCATCAATTAACATGCCACTATGCCAGGAAAAGACCTGGTTTTTCTCGAAAAACAAGCTTTTCATTGGTGGGGTAGGAGATTTTAATTTATCATTGTGCTCATCAATACATATGGAAAGTGCGAGATTCGATGGCCCAAATCCAACACCGATAATATCATAAATTTCAGCTACCATAACAAACCCTTTATTTCGTTGATAATATCCGATCTGTTCTTTATTCAGGAGTTTTTGGAATAATTATTTAAAAATCAGAATTAGCCGACAGAGTTAATAATTCCCTGATTGCGGGATATGGTTATGTCGCTAAGAATAAAAACACAGAAGATATTTGATGTAAACAGGTTATTTTTTTTCATAAAAAGAAACTGATTTAAAACTTTATTATTAATTTTTTTTAGTTAAAAAATCCAGCTTGATAATGAATCATGAAACATTTCTAATGTTTCCTAATGTATTTCGATAGATAAATCTTATCTGTTCAGTGATTCCGGTTTTTGTCAAAATATCTCCCCATTAATAGTTCCGTTAAAAAGTAGAGTGTCCGGAAAATCTTTTCTTTAAAAAGAGGTCATCAGGCATAAAAAAACGCGCTATACCTATGAACCGAACGTTTTTGCTCTTATACGTTCAGAGAAAGGCTCTCGGTTTGAGGCGGTCTGCAGAACGATGGGGATGTCTGAGGCCGGTCAGAAGGGTGAGGCAGCACTCATCTTCTCACCGCCTGCGCAGTGGCTTGAATCTGCGGACAAAATGTCCCCGCCAGTAGTGTTAACACCACGCACAGGCGGGCGCGACCGGAAGTGACGGCAACGGAACCTTGATGAAGCACAAGCTTTATTGCTGAAAATCTGTTCAACGGGAGTCGGTAAGGCCCCTGACTGTGGTGGGTAATTTTAGTTGGCAATGCCCGGCTATCGACGCTGGTCAGGGGTTATACGGGAACAATTCGCTGGAAGAGGCTCAGAATATGGTCGAACCCTGGCGACTGGAATATCACCAGCAAAAGACGTATTCATCATTAAATAACCGGACTGCGCAGGAGTTTGCTCTAAGTCCGCATAATGGTCGAACTCTCTGGTTTATCCTGGCACCGATTTTGAAAAAGGATCAATCTCTTTGTCACTGCCTTTGCATCATGGCACGATCGGAGGTAAGGAAGTATTCAACTTTTTTGTAACCTGCTTCCTGATCTTGGGGCGATTGTCGCCGGGATGCAGGCCCGGTTTTATGTCGAAACTACCATCCCTTTGAGCTGCTCCCATTAGTTATGAATGAAGCTGATGATCTTTCGGATTTCGCTGGCAGAAGCCCGTGAGATAACGTCTCTGCTGAGATATCAGGAGCGTTGGCAGAGGCGCACCTCACGGCTTGCAAACGTGTGCGGCCAGGATGATGAGAACGCCCTGGCCGATCGCAGCATAACTGAATGTCAGTGGATATATCGGGGCGGGCTAATACAATCGCTTCTGCGCTAACTCGAATGAGTTAATATTGTCCCATATTCATTGAGTACTTAATCAATGATGTCACTTTTCCATATTTCAATGCGAAAAATCCTCAACGTCTTTGATTATATTTTCACCCATTGATCCCGTTGCTCTTATTGGTAATGTTCTTGCTACGTCCCTGAAACCAGGCAGCCCCTGCCATACACTTGGATCGCCAATGACAAAGATGTGTTTCTTTGCTCGGGTGAGCGCCACGTTGAGCAGATTAGGTTTGCTGGAGGCCCATTTAGCGCCGCCATCTTCATGCTCATCACATCCCAGCACAAGAATGACGATTTCGTTTTCTTTCCCCTGAAAAGTATGAACAGTACCGACACAATTCTTTAGCCATTCAGTGATTTCTTTATGTTTTATCAGCGGAGAGTATTGTCTCCAGGCTTTTAGATCACGTTGTTCCAGCAACGCTGAAAGTGCTGTTTTAACCGCTTTAAACGGCGTGATAACGTAAATTGAATGCAGCGCCACATTTTCTGATAACAGGCAATTTAATAAATGGAGCAAACTTTTGCCGTGGCTATCGCGATACTGCTTTTCACCCAGCCCACCAGTTGAAGCCAGCCAGTGATTCTCAACGACGCCATTTACCTGCTGACTGCTTATTTTGTCAGTGGTAAACCCATGAATCATCCGATTGTCGTAGGCCATCTTGTTTGCCAGGGTAAACATGGGGTCAATGCAACGACGGTGAACCCACAGGGGAATGCCGATCCAAACATCGAGGTTCATCACCTTCAATTCACATCCCCAGGGATTGACACGATCGGTAACCTGTTGAACCGAAGTCCGGCCCGGATTCCAGTCTTCTGCATGCTCGTACAAGGTGTTTTGGCACAAATGTTTAACAAGCACAGGCGAAGTTGTAAACACAGGTTCGATCTGTAAGGGATCTCCAACGACCAGTACCCGCCTGGCACGCCATATAGCGCCAACAGCCTGCTGTGGCGAGGCCTGCCCGGCTTCATCGATCATCAGCCAGCCGAGTTCTTCACCCTTTACTCCATGGAACATACGACCGACTGAAGCAAAGGTGGTAGAAATGACGGGTACAAATATAAACAGAGTTTGCCACCAGCGCAAAGGCGTGGATTCAGTATGAGGGGTGGAAAGAAAATGACTAAGATCCCTGATATTTTTTCCAAAAGAACTGATGCTCAGAGCCTCATAAAGCCAGGCCTGATGCAGTTCCATCGCGGCAATGAATAACCTGGAGCGCTGCCGATTTATTTCAGCGTTCTGCCAAAATGCTGTGCGTTGTAACTCCTCGTCATCTATCCGCTTAGCAGGATCTGGTAATGTGATATTCGGGAACCTTTCTTTCAACCTCATCATCTCGGCCCGGTCATCAGCCTGCTGTCGGGTGGTTTTTTTAATATCCTGTTGTATAGCGCGTTTTTTTGCCTTGATATCGTTAACTTGTTTACGTAGCTCGGTAGCGCGTTGCGTTTTCTGCACCAGTAATTCGGTCAGTGTTAGTAGGTGATGCTGCGCTTTTAATCGTTCTTCCTGATACGTCTTGACCTGTTTGCGGTTTATAAGACGTGCCAGCCACCCGGGTGACTTTTTTTCGATCTTTTTCTGCTGCAGTGCTGCATGTTGGATTTGATTTTCAAGTAAGTCTTGTTCTTCGGTGATTTTTTGCAGTCTGTGGCGATACATCTCATATGACTGTTCTGTCTGCTCCAGCGCAGATGATAAAGCATTGAGTGAGCCATCAGGCTGTTTTGCCAGTAGATTTGCCAATGTCTCTAACTGTTGTTGCAATTCAGCTGTCTTTTTCTGACATT contains:
- a CDS encoding class I tRNA ligase family protein; translation: MKITKNASKFSYGLNSSSLQFPVNTTGGMSCSLPPGAQSTFHRHHETELFLITSGKGRVHIEGRESEDVVPEDIIYIDPLHGHTIENTCENEDLKFTALYWDNPNQTQRNDVPKDTLIISTPPTPNGDLHLGHLSGPYLGADIYRRYLTLKGVSARHLTGRDDNQTYVKCIATKEQRPPEEVANDYADKIYQTWAKADIALDFFSSPQTTKNYYSRVNSIIGRLYDRGFIFAKEVDELYDLNTGFSLHEGYIKGVCPHCHSASDGNACEQCGRPNDCADLINPVASLPETRVGTRTTTKLYFRLSALAPQLTELTFRSNMSARARELTQGMLSDGLPDICISHRSDWGISVDIPGFEDQVLYVWFEMAAGYLAADEDLHPQDPFFKNKNCDIIHFYGFDNTYYHTLLFPAIYYALDEEYNVPVNHVINELLYLRGEKFSTSRRHLIWASKLLSKIPVDYVRWGLARSRPEMTNENFSLEPFVDAINDFFVSTLQQHLTTSCRELSLQFQGKVPEPGAWTSQHAAFYQRIRNLARDVEHAYHIDAFSPQTATAKLEEMGILTRKFFNAQSKHETQPMLRDYQRTTFALNFWAIKQFSLLSQPIMLEGSEYILKLLGLNFEGWDSDREDFIANSHTISACDENHFRIISKDIIEHVCQVN
- a CDS encoding HAD family hydrolase → MNIERFSHIVFDMDGVLIDSNHMKIDAARQVIHFIFPEAADAFADHFRRNFGQTRQAHFSWAYENLLAKEGFSASIINRLVEKYGKIVAENYPGCAVTDGTSALLAQVSRPCYVLTGSDQSEARELLCSHHLDTRFNDILGGPINKSENLDFIINTYGINPAESVLIGDAFHDFEVASHFGFSFILVTQYMPFDNDPLIAKVKSSGGYIVNRLSDLLTDRFKK
- a CDS encoding aldolase; translated protein: MMTNSNVILLDCTFRDGGYYTNWNFDEDLVNIYYSAIIETDVDIMEAGYISVDASDCGRFKVENISGFNFLSVIPGKSWAAMIDSKSILCLENWHDIVIHILKKPARPVIDIIRVATKFNQLDNIDQLCNIISASGYRVALNLMQIDLACEEEVTAVFEKISSIKSIETVYLADSFGSMPPQRVAELITRLKEITSANIGFHAHNNMGMALINSMTAIQAGANWIDTTFAGMGRGAGNAATEELSELIKKPGTETPAVDVLLKRHMDKLKTTYNWGGGVLYRRAGKKKIHPTYVQFLIDADLPVDKVYTLLEKIPAASRSIFNTTLIKALINEY
- a CDS encoding L-rhamnose mutarotase gives rise to the protein MKSWALTIELRNRKAVEIYREMHLNQIPEIHAGDGALAAIGIKTMQIFFMQPNMLFMYMETNDDFIPSREFTHALTLDPKVKAFDDYVHGELLQRVFMNDGPTEWAVMDKFYQFDSRPDPVQY
- a CDS encoding dihydrodipicolinate synthase family protein — its product is MTYTDVKGVLPVILTPWDENFDIHEDDFARQVDYCYEVGADGIVIGQVSELMRMNSRERQKITDLAVKYGKPQGHVVVSTGAESTKNAIEYSLSAQDSGVDAVLLMHPSTSPLTEQRMLKYYRDVIQQLRIPVIIHHAKSYAKTPMTIRMQADLLHEFGADRIMFKPESSPLPPKHTELQIATDNQARIFEGDGGMMIIDSYFRGLYGAIPATDCVKYVVKIWNYLQAGDRQSAEKLAYPLSYMMCQMMNSIDCYQHLSKHILHRKGLITHPRVREPVDHIPDSVTYKEIDRIISVLDNICE
- a CDS encoding NAD(P)/FAD-dependent oxidoreductase, which produces MSIKQNYDVVVLGAGILGAATAHQLTCSGLKTALLERGAPAQGCTAYSGGIVRIYHSNDYLTELAASSFKYYLDFEANTGVPASFTRTGYLYFPPVQDNTRVQEKVQQLRATVDIEWLDRQQMAEQFPTINCDEGAVYEPGAGYMAPAEVTRAFIRAATAKGATLYPGTEVYRLIRRGNKVVGVSTSQGTFTASHVVVALGPNTPAFLDKNNIPHSLWSQRIQVDIKNPRQAVAGHPAWIDDVNDLNGRPYENGQFLLGYPTHDRLFIDSVTPGSPVYSEVTSMMGQKRFSWVNEAEQCGSWSSFDCYSPAGIGAAEKIEGFISLSVLTGYSGGGFKLAPELARRITDNIIKE
- a CDS encoding lysine N(6)-hydroxylase/L-ornithine N(5)-oxygenase family protein; translation: MVAEIYDIIGVGFGPSNLALSICIDEHNDKLKSPTPPMKSLFFEKNQVFSWHSGMLIDDATMQISYLKDLVTLRNPNSPFSFLNYLHQKNRLEDFINLKNFYPTRVEYFDYLNWAAQQQQASVRYWHRVDDIKPWTLHDGSTIFEVLVTDLSVGHQSSYLTRNLAVATGIIPRMPDSEHASEFIIHSSRFLPTIESIPSSEKKQFLVVGGGQSAAEIVNHLYERFNNATVTSAFTTFGFKPADDSHFVNRIFDAQSVDMFFNASDSLKNRIMDIHADTNYSVVDGDLIAELYKKIYQEKVNDHARLQLRQLTRLVSAKKVKNQTVAILHNLKTNEIYTEVFDYIILATGYRVPDITELFPSARELMALAEDNSIKLDRSYGANLNCQVVGKIYLPGMSEAQHGLSATLLSLLPIRANEIVRDVANSVRLKTSSVVTEVMNVN
- a CDS encoding DEAD/DEAH box helicase, with product MAAFPLPHDILRAWQRVEFFQPYTLEQKDKSLLIPFTKLQQSGDKALPWLSAELRQQHQIPPKSSYNLHLGLFEKSIASTMSQSIFGQNSGHDVDECEQRLNQEGTTCFTKVQLNAEGVPALDKLSVSSLPWALGHLHKRQLQQLESNVFLAACNHLANTLRHFRTTLKPAKENGHGILRTDDILTLLTTHLVEWAEFEPSWQYAIQIDWFTGNSGGTETACKDESESEGVLNESDKAFSLPILNSFFFEDIERAILSLKQKNRCTTLKAYLSESAPRNTSLYSQGGLAAIISQLHPKKMPQGRWPAEPGHAMSLMQQFAINTAVDELADGGILSVNGPPGTGKTTLLRDLVAHNIVERAKVLSRFAEVTDTLDSDGFIVQALTGYEMVMASSNNAAVENISKELPQIKSLADEFRSLDYLAPTANQIAAESRPKREHKRDKNGEGKERDYHLFRPLKEKNHCWGLISVALGKKANRTRFAQRLLIDEHHLRKTGAEISRPADENFLSLWRWKNHHNATSFANAKKHFIECQKKTAELQQQLETLANLLAKQPDGSLNALSSALEQTEQSYEMYRHRLQKITEEQDLLENQIQHAALQQKKIEKKSPGWLARLINRKQVKTYQEERLKAQHHLLTLTELLVQKTQRATELRKQVNDIKAKKRAIQQDIKKTTRQQADDRAEMMRLKERFPNITLPDPAKRIDDEELQRTAFWQNAEINRQRSRLFIAAMELHQAWLYEALSISSFGKNIRDLSHFLSTPHTESTPLRWWQTLFIFVPVISTTFASVGRMFHGVKGEELGWLMIDEAGQASPQQAVGAIWRARRVLVVGDPLQIEPVFTTSPVLVKHLCQNTLYEHAEDWNPGRTSVQQVTDRVNPWGCELKVMNLDVWIGIPLWVHRRCIDPMFTLANKMAYDNRMIHGFTTDKISSQQVNGVVENHWLASTGGLGEKQYRDSHGKSLLHLLNCLLSENVALHSIYVITPFKAVKTALSALLEQRDLKAWRQYSPLIKHKEITEWLKNCVGTVHTFQGKENEIVILVLGCDEHEDGGAKWASSKPNLLNVALTRAKKHIFVIGDPSVWQGLPGFRDVARTLPIRATGSMGENIIKDVEDFSH